The region GCTGGGCGTACTGCGAGTCTCTCTGCGAATGACTTTCCATGTGGCATTGATAATCTGTTTCTGGAGTTCAGCGAGTTCCTCCGCTTGCTGAGCTGCCTGACTCCCTTGTTGTTGCTGTTGCTGCTGGGATTCTCCCTGAGGTGGCTGCTCACCCTGTCGAAATATCTCTTCGAAGGGCCGCACCTCTGCGAAAAACATGTCACTCAATGTTCGACGCACCTCGCCATCAGGCCCAACGTCTTCGGCCCAAAAATACCAAGCAACTAATTCATCGGGCTTGGCATTCAGACTTTCCAAAGCCAACAGGTGCTCTGATTCGATGCGTTGCTTCGAATCGAATTGTTCTCGTAGTGAGATTTCCTTTTCCAGCTTTCCTGGAATCGAGTACGACAGCCCCACACGCTGAAGGCCAAAATCGTCCCAGGCCGATACCGCCAAGTCGACTTCCTCGATTGGCGATACTTCAATGTCTCGAGTGGGCTTGGCGAGCTTGAGATCAGGCGGAAGGTTTGGTATCGAGTTAATGCGAATCGTTGGAGGGTGCTTGTTCGTTCTCTCTTCGGAATCGGTCAAAAGCAATTGAAATTCGCGCGATCGGTCAACAGCAAACGTCGCCAGGTAGGTATACGGTTCCTCGATATCTTGTTCAAGGGCAACATCTCCGTTCTCATCGTCATCGCTTGCTTGCAATATGGCAGATGCCAATGGCTTGTTGACACGAAAGAATAGCGTGATCTGCGAGCCTTCGACGGCAGAGACCCGCCGTATGTCTTGGATGAATTTCTCTTCTTTGCCGGTATAACTCGGGAACACGAGTCGGGCATCGGCTTGAAGGAGCAGTGGATATTCGAATACGTCGACGGTAAAATCTTTTGTGCGTTGGTCTCCATAAACTACGCGATACTTTAGTGGCTGTGTTACCGATGCAATTCGCCCACCAAAAACGGGATCGTCGAGCGACTGCGACATTGGTACGGAAAAGCTGCTCGTGTCATCAGTTCGATACTCAAGTGATGATTCCGAGGGAAGCTCGCCAGCAAATTTGGCCAACACCAAAAGGCTGCTACCACGTTCCACTTCCGTATCGCCCGGTTCGATGGCCACCGTTAATTGAGTTAGGTTTTTGGAAAGCGCGTCATCTTGCCTGTCGTTGGGCGTCGCTTTGGCTAGTTCCAAGTTGAGCATTCCTAGCCCTAAAGCCGCCAGAAACGTTGCCAACACACCGATGTAGGCAAACGCCCTCGCCACACGTAATTGGCCGAGCGATACAATCATTCTCCAGTCGTGCGACCGCGCGTGAGACAACGCCCGATTCACGACCTCACTTTGGAGAAAGCCCAACGTCTTGCTGCCTGGTCCAGGATTTTGCTCGATGGCGGTCAACAAAGTTGAATCAAGTTGCGGAAACCGAGTTTCAACTTTCTGAGCAACCGATGAGAAGCTTCTCGCCGTTCGGTAGCTGATAATGGCAACCACGACGGAAGCAGCGCAGGCAAGACTCGTGGTGACAAACATTCCACCTTCAATGAGTTGCCCAGCTGACTTTGTCACCCAATAAAGAATGCCTAGGGTTAGCGCGGTAAGCACCCATACAACCGCCATGCCGAGCCAAAATCGAAACGTCCGCAATCGCTGAGCGGCCTGATTGAGTTGAAAAGCGAGTTCTCGATCAATCATGCGGAATCTCCCAGGTTTGGGGTGGAGGTACGCGATCGCAGACGCCCCAGAATGGTTTCCGCACCCAGCAGTATGAGCACGGCAACGATCAGCCATTTCCAGACTTTTTGACGCTGTTCGAGTTCCAAATCACGTAGCTGACGCTGCTGATCTAGCGTTTCGGACGTCGTTGGTGCTTCCCCTAATACAACGCCAAGTTGTTCTAAATAGCTGGCGTCGAGCGGTTGTGTATCGCTTTCCGATTCCGCCAAATTGACGGCAAAGGGCAAGTGCTCTTCACCAATAATCAAAGTGTAGATGCCTGGTTCGCTGGCGTCAGAAAATGTGGTTGCCGTTGCTGCAATAGAAATTGTTTGACCATCGGGAAAAAGAATCGTCCGTTCTTTGTCCGCTTCCGGCAACGGAATGTCCTGATCCACGACGAAATTCTTCGTATCCAGTTTCGCGGCATCTGAAAGTTCCAGCCAACGCGAAAGCAACGGTATGAACTTGGTGGACAACGCCAACTGGCTATCTTCTTTATGCCAGCCAGAAGTCATGACGTAGAGTTCCCCTTGGCCACGTGACACTTGCCAGATGGCAGGATGCCCTGTGTCAAATCGAGCAAGTACCTGGGCATCAGCCGGAGCATTGACTGGGCGAAACTTCCAGAAGCGGATGTTCGTGAAGTCGTTGTAGCGAGCGTTAGCAAAGGGTAGGAACAGCGGGCTTTGAAAGTCGATCTGCTCAAGCATCGTGTAAGAAGCACGCGTGCTTGGTTCCGACTCAGCACTTTGGGCCATGGCTACTCCGCCGAGCCAATCTCCCATGTCCTTTGCCATCTCATCTGTCTTAAGTATGACTAGGACATTGCCGCCATCGTCCAAATACCTATCCAGCTTCGCACGTTGATCGCTAGTTGCGGGTTGCGAAATGAACACGATTTGAGGAGGGCTCACTCCGTCTAACTTCAGGTCGTCGATGGAGTCGGCCGAGGCAATCTCGACTCGCCGGTCCGGCGTTTCTCCGAAGGCTCTACTCAGATAGAACAGCATGTCGGCTGGGTCATCCACGTCTTCGTTCCCGACATAACCGATCCGCACGATCTTCTGAATAGGCGGCACCACATAATAGGTGTTGTCGAAGTCCATGCTTGGTTCATCGCCGGTCAGCAGAATTCGATCGGGCGCTGCCATGGCGATGTCCCTCGGTACACCGAGGACTAGACTCTCGCCTGGCGGTACATAAAAAGGAACTGGCTGCGACTTCTCACCTTCAGCGTTGCCCCAGGCAACAAAGAAACTGTCGTGTGTCGCATCCGCGGAAGTTCGCACGCGTACCTTCGGAACTGCGGTTAGCTCATCCCCAGGCGATTTGGTATCCAGTAGAATTGCTTTTGCATTCGTGGGGTTCTCTGGCTCGATCCGATGTAAGTCGACTTGAACACCTTGGTTCCACTCTGCTGCCTGGAGCGATTCGAGATTCGTGCCTTGTTGGAGGTCCGTTATAAGTACGATTTGCATCGACGCGTTGGACTGTTGCTGATCTTTGGCAGTCGTGAGTCTCTCTGACACACTCAAAAGGGCGCTGCCAAGATTGCTTGCTCCCCAAGTTGGCTTTAACTCTTTTAATCTTTGACGAACCAGTTCATGACGCGCTGGACCGTCGACGGTGGGTGCCTCTTCCTGTGATACAAGCGGCGTTAACTCATCTGCATACGCAAATAAAGAGACTTCATCCGTTGCTTCGAGATTGTCGAGTATCGAGCGGACTTCTGTTAGCGTCTTGTCCCACATTTCACTGCGTCGCATGCTGGCACTTTGATCGATCAAAATGGCGACATAGCGATTTGGGGCATTCGCGCCCAACAGCTCTGCTTCGGTACGGAAAAACGGACGCATGAACGCAAATGCGAGTAACAAGATGACCAGTGAACGCAGCAAAAGTAGAAGCCACTGATCGAAACGGCTGCGTTTTGTTAGCTTTGGCGGTGTTGGCTCAAGAAAAAGAAGCGAACTGAACTCATATCGCGCCTTGGGCGTGCGACGGATGAGATGAAACAAGATAGGCCCTAGGATGGCTGCCCCACCTAGCAGGAACAGACCTGACAACACACTCATGTTGCACCACCTGTCCTGGCTCCTCGCTGTCGTGGCCCCCCCCTTGATCCACGTAATCGATCTGCCAATAGGTCGAACAACATCAGCTCCAAGGGGCGGTCGATAGAAATCGTATGAAGCTCAACGCCAAGCTGGCTGCAAATTACCTGCAGAGACTGAGCATGTTCACCGAATTTGCTCAAATAGCTTTCTCGCGCTGCCGCAGGGTCGATGTAAACCTCTTGGGACAACTCCACATCGAAAAACATGGCAGGCTTTTCAAACTGAAAGTCGATCTCGCGGGGATCAAGCAGACGCAGAACTACCACTTCGTGCCCTCGGGCTCGCAAAAAGCCTAAATTCTTCTTGAGCGAGCCAATCGGTGTCAGCAGATCGGAAATTAGCACGACCAACCCACGTTTTGCGACGGTCGCGGCAATTTGTTCTAGCGGTTTTTCAATGTCGGTTGCCGTCCCAGCCGGAGCACGTTCCAGACTCATCATGATTTGATGGATATGGCCAGGTCGGAATCGAGCAGGAATTCGATCGACAATCTTCTGATCGAACGCCAGCAGTCCGACGGCATCGCGCTGTAGCGATAAAAAATATGCTAACGTCGCAGCCGCGGTTTTCGCGTAGTCGGCTTTGTCGTAGCCCACTGTTCCGAAACTCATAGAACGGCTCAAGTCGACCAGCAGATGACAGCGAAGATTGGTTTCGTCCTCGAAGCATTTGATGAAGTATCTGTCTGAGCGGCCATACAGCTTCCAGTCGAGGTACCGAGTATCGTCGCCGGGCGTGTATTGACGATACTCGGTAAATTCAACCGAGAATCCATGATAGGGCGAGCGATTCAAGCCTGAAAGAAAGCCTTCGACAATCGCCCTCGCGCGTAACTCAAGTGACTTGATTCGCATGAGCGAACCGGGATCGATCAGCGAGACGTCACCGTATTGCTGTGCTTTCGGACTATCGGAATCTGATCGGAACGTCCCCATCTCAGTCTTACGCAGCTCCTGGAATAGGCACGGTCTTCAGCAGTTTGTCGATCACCGTTTCGACGGTGATTCCTTCTGCCTCGGCACGGTAGCCGACCAGAATACGATGCCGCAGCGTAACATGAGCAAGCGCTTTGATGTCTTCGGCAGTCACGTGTGGGCGCCCCATCAGCAGTGCTCGTGCTTTTGCTCCGAGGACGAGATACTGAGCCGCACGAATTCCAGCCCCCCAGGTAACCCATTCGTTAACGAAATCAGGCGTATTGGGGCGTTTCGGTCGTGAAGCATCTGCAATTCGCACAGCATATCGGACCAGCGCCTCGGCGATGGGCACCTTTTTAACAACGTCATGAAAACGTAGGACGTCTTCACCACTAAAAAGGGAATTGATCGGCTCGTTTGCTCGTGAGGTGGTTTGATTGACGACCGCCACTTCGTCGTCTTCCGGCAAGTAGTCCATCCAGATATTGAACATGAAGCGATCGAGTTGGGCCTCCGGCAACGGATAAGTCCCTTCCATTTCAATCGGGTTCTGCGTGGCGAGTACGAAAAATGGTTCCTCCAGCGGATAACGTACGCCGGCAGCGGTCACTTGATGTTCCTGCATTGCTTCCAGCAGGGCCGCTTGTGTTTTCGGAGGTGTGCGGTTGATTTCATCCGCGAGGATGACATTCGCAAAAATGGGTCCTTTGGCAAACTGGAGTTGTCGTCGCCCTTCGGGTGTTTCTTCGAGGATTTCCGTGCCGGTGATATCGGCGGGCATTAAATCTGGCGTGAATTGGATACGGCGAAAGTCCAAGTCAAAGATCTTCGAGATCGAATTGACCAGCAGCGTTTTCGCGAGGCCTGGTGCGCCTGTAATCAGGCAGTGGCCGCCCGCAAATAAGCAAAGCAGAAGTTGCTCGATCACTTCCTGTTGGCCGATGACCGACTTGGAAAGCTCACTCAAAATGCGTTCACGGCTAGAGCGAATTTGCTCGACAGCTTGTTGTTCGGCTTCGTAGCCTTCCATCTCGGTGCTCACGTTCGATTGACTTTCTCAACGGTAGGTTCAGGGAAGTGGCAACTGGGGCAGAGATCAATGTGTCATGGCGTAGGTGATAATGTTGATACCCAATGGGTAGGCGAACCGCTCGGAATACTCTTTGAAGTATCTAGGATCGACCCCTTCTTCTTCCCAGCCATCGCCTAAGTCGGTGTTGTGGCAGATGACCACCATCATTCGCCCTTTGTCGTCAAAGATTCCTTTGTAGTGCGGTTCCTGAGCATCGTGCCGCTCGGTGTGGTTGCCCCGCATCCAAGCACCGATACTGATAATCATCGGTTTCTCGGCAAGATCGTATACCAAATGAAAGATGTCATGCTCTAAAGGGAGTTCTTCTGGTTCGCGGTTAGGAAACACCCGTTTGATGTTATCGTAAAAGTTTCGCCATTCGTCCTCGCCCCAGAAGTCGTCAACCATGAGAAAACCACCGTTGAGGAGATAACGGCGCAGGCCATTCACCTCGCCTTCAGAAAGGTTCATGTTGCCAGGTTCGACAAGGTACAAAAATGGATAGTCCGAAAGCGATTCGTCGGTCAGCTCTACGATCACGCTTTCAGGATGAACTTCCATAGAAGTCAATTCGCGAAGGCGGTGTGGAAGATTCAAGTCGCTTTCAGGAAAGTCGACGGCCCACTTGTCTCGCCAGCCGTACGAGGTGTACTTCACGCGAGCAAATCGAAACGCATCGTGCTCGAACCGCTCGTCGATCTCCCAATCGTTTCGCGCTCCGCGCTCCGGGCCACGATCGCGGTTATACCGACCGCGACGGCTGAAGTTATCGCGAAAGGGATTGCCCCCTTCAAACTGGGCAAGCACTATGCTCCCGAGCAACATAAGGCCGACCACGGCGGTGATGAGCCTGGCTGGTTTCGCAAACAAGGTCATTCCGTCTCTTCCGTTGGCGGTTGGGAGGGCTGTTCCTCCGTGG is a window of Bremerella sp. TYQ1 DNA encoding:
- a CDS encoding MoxR family ATPase; protein product: MEGYEAEQQAVEQIRSSRERILSELSKSVIGQQEVIEQLLLCLFAGGHCLITGAPGLAKTLLVNSISKIFDLDFRRIQFTPDLMPADITGTEILEETPEGRRQLQFAKGPIFANVILADEINRTPPKTQAALLEAMQEHQVTAAGVRYPLEEPFFVLATQNPIEMEGTYPLPEAQLDRFMFNIWMDYLPEDDEVAVVNQTTSRANEPINSLFSGEDVLRFHDVVKKVPIAEALVRYAVRIADASRPKRPNTPDFVNEWVTWGAGIRAAQYLVLGAKARALLMGRPHVTAEDIKALAHVTLRHRILVGYRAEAEGITVETVIDKLLKTVPIPGAA
- a CDS encoding DUF58 domain-containing protein, with amino-acid sequence MGTFRSDSDSPKAQQYGDVSLIDPGSLMRIKSLELRARAIVEGFLSGLNRSPYHGFSVEFTEYRQYTPGDDTRYLDWKLYGRSDRYFIKCFEDETNLRCHLLVDLSRSMSFGTVGYDKADYAKTAAATLAYFLSLQRDAVGLLAFDQKIVDRIPARFRPGHIHQIMMSLERAPAGTATDIEKPLEQIAATVAKRGLVVLISDLLTPIGSLKKNLGFLRARGHEVVVLRLLDPREIDFQFEKPAMFFDVELSQEVYIDPAAARESYLSKFGEHAQSLQVICSQLGVELHTISIDRPLELMLFDLLADRLRGSRGGPRQRGARTGGAT
- a CDS encoding DUF4159 domain-containing protein, encoding MTLFAKPARLITAVVGLMLLGSIVLAQFEGGNPFRDNFSRRGRYNRDRGPERGARNDWEIDERFEHDAFRFARVKYTSYGWRDKWAVDFPESDLNLPHRLRELTSMEVHPESVIVELTDESLSDYPFLYLVEPGNMNLSEGEVNGLRRYLLNGGFLMVDDFWGEDEWRNFYDNIKRVFPNREPEELPLEHDIFHLVYDLAEKPMIISIGAWMRGNHTERHDAQEPHYKGIFDDKGRMMVVICHNTDLGDGWEEEGVDPRYFKEYSERFAYPLGINIITYAMTH
- a CDS encoding BatA domain-containing protein; this encodes MSVLSGLFLLGGAAILGPILFHLIRRTPKARYEFSSLLFLEPTPPKLTKRSRFDQWLLLLLRSLVILLLAFAFMRPFFRTEAELLGANAPNRYVAILIDQSASMRRSEMWDKTLTEVRSILDNLEATDEVSLFAYADELTPLVSQEEAPTVDGPARHELVRQRLKELKPTWGASNLGSALLSVSERLTTAKDQQQSNASMQIVLITDLQQGTNLESLQAAEWNQGVQVDLHRIEPENPTNAKAILLDTKSPGDELTAVPKVRVRTSADATHDSFFVAWGNAEGEKSQPVPFYVPPGESLVLGVPRDIAMAAPDRILLTGDEPSMDFDNTYYVVPPIQKIVRIGYVGNEDVDDPADMLFYLSRAFGETPDRRVEIASADSIDDLKLDGVSPPQIVFISQPATSDQRAKLDRYLDDGGNVLVILKTDEMAKDMGDWLGGVAMAQSAESEPSTRASYTMLEQIDFQSPLFLPFANARYNDFTNIRFWKFRPVNAPADAQVLARFDTGHPAIWQVSRGQGELYVMTSGWHKEDSQLALSTKFIPLLSRWLELSDAAKLDTKNFVVDQDIPLPEADKERTILFPDGQTISIAATATTFSDASEPGIYTLIIGEEHLPFAVNLAESESDTQPLDASYLEQLGVVLGEAPTTSETLDQQRQLRDLELEQRQKVWKWLIVAVLILLGAETILGRLRSRTSTPNLGDSA